Proteins encoded within one genomic window of Deltaproteobacteria bacterium:
- the efp gene encoding elongation factor P: MLVPATQLRVGNVIMHQNDLHRVMETTHVTPGNWRGFVRSKLRNLRSGTQTEYRFRSEEKADRVTLEQQEMEYLYESSGDYFFMNSETYEQISLSKDELGDSVLYLTPNLKIRIDLYEGKAIGVTLPKTVDLTVSDCPPAMKTATVTNELKPATMETGVVVRVPAFIAVGELIRVDTETGEYVSRAKE; the protein is encoded by the coding sequence ATGTTGGTACCCGCAACCCAGTTGCGCGTGGGAAATGTCATTATGCATCAAAATGACCTTCACCGCGTTATGGAAACGACTCATGTCACCCCAGGAAACTGGCGAGGTTTTGTCCGCAGTAAACTCCGCAATCTTCGCAGTGGCACCCAGACTGAATATCGTTTCCGCTCAGAAGAAAAGGCTGACCGTGTCACCCTTGAGCAACAAGAGATGGAATATCTCTACGAGTCGAGTGGAGACTATTTCTTCATGAACTCGGAGACTTACGAACAGATTTCCTTGTCGAAAGATGAATTAGGAGATTCGGTTCTGTATTTGACGCCCAACCTCAAAATTCGGATTGATCTGTACGAAGGAAAAGCGATCGGCGTCACCCTCCCGAAAACCGTAGACTTAACTGTGAGTGATTGCCCGCCTGCAATGAAAACGGCTACGGTCACCAACGAACTGAAACCCGCGACTATGGAAACCGGAGTCGTTGTCCGTGTGCCTGCCTTTATTGCCGTGGGAGAACTCATCCGTGTCGACACGGAAACCGGAGAATACGTTTCACGAGCGAAAGAGTAA
- a CDS encoding nuclear transport factor 2 family protein, translating to MENEQAVIAANQAFYRAFETLEISEMEQVWLRASHIKCVHPGWPLLCGWGPIMTSWERIFDNTFSMRFTLTDVRVEISGSLAWVVLIENLEAHGYDGPSRSQVLTTNLFEKKDGQWFIVHHHASPIFAPPAAGEDQLQ from the coding sequence ATGGAAAACGAGCAAGCTGTCATTGCTGCCAATCAAGCGTTCTATCGTGCTTTTGAAACTCTGGAGATCTCGGAGATGGAGCAAGTGTGGCTCCGAGCCAGTCACATCAAGTGTGTTCATCCTGGTTGGCCACTACTGTGCGGCTGGGGGCCGATCATGACCAGTTGGGAGCGCATTTTCGACAACACGTTTTCCATGCGCTTTACGCTGACCGATGTGCGCGTGGAGATCAGTGGGTCTCTTGCATGGGTCGTGTTAATCGAAAATCTTGAAGCCCATGGGTACGACGGCCCGTCACGGTCACAGGTCCTGACCACGAATCTCTTTGAAAAAAAAGACGGACAGTGGTTCATCGTGCATCATCACGCGTCACCAATTTTTGCGCCGCCTGCGGCAGGTGAAGACCAGCTCCAGTAA